One Candidatus Omnitrophota bacterium genomic region harbors:
- a CDS encoding AAA family ATPase, with product MDLHIKYRPKLLKQIKGQDHITTMLEKALRKNTSHSYLLSGPSGVGKTTIGRIIAKKCMVDLSLNLTEIDAATHSGADAMRKLTQNMIMGGWQGGNRAVIIDECHVLSKTAWQVLQKPIEEPHDKCYWILCTTEKNKVPKTITNRCICLDLQVIDDNSIRDILSNIIEKEDMRVSHDIVNAIVENSNGSARRAITYLMACQFADSVKHANSLMLSSLDSPEVIALCRAISKKQSWMKLMKILRGIQSPPETIRLTIRSYFRAIAMNEYGLPEYALMVLDSFSAPCDNSDGLTTLVESIGRVVEYYSDTRKTCAN from the coding sequence GTGGACTTGCATATAAAATACAGACCGAAACTCTTGAAACAAATTAAGGGTCAAGACCATATAACGACTATGCTTGAAAAAGCCCTAAGAAAAAACACGTCGCATAGTTACTTACTAAGTGGACCAAGTGGGGTAGGCAAAACAACAATAGGGCGAATCATTGCAAAAAAGTGCATGGTCGATTTATCCCTAAACCTAACCGAAATTGACGCTGCAACTCATAGTGGTGCAGACGCTATGAGGAAATTGACCCAGAATATGATTATGGGGGGCTGGCAAGGCGGAAACAGGGCTGTCATAATCGACGAATGCCATGTACTATCGAAAACCGCTTGGCAAGTATTGCAAAAACCAATAGAGGAACCACACGATAAGTGCTATTGGATACTTTGCACTACAGAAAAAAACAAAGTGCCCAAGACCATTACAAATAGGTGCATTTGTCTTGACTTACAAGTTATCGACGATAACTCAATAAGGGATATTCTCTCCAACATCATCGAAAAAGAAGATATGAGGGTTTCCCACGATATAGTAAATGCTATAGTGGAAAACTCTAATGGAAGTGCGAGAAGGGCTATCACATATCTAATGGCGTGCCAATTCGCGGATTCCGTAAAACACGCCAATAGTCTTATGCTCTCTAGCTTAGATAGCCCAGAAGTAATTGCTCTATGTAGAGCAATATCTAAGAAACAGTCTTGGATGAAACTAATGAAGATTCTAAGGGGCATTCAATCGCCACCCGAAACCATTAGACTAACTATTAGAAGTTATTTTCGTGCTATTGCAATGAACGAGTACGGACTTCCAGAATATGCCTTAATGGTATTGGATAGTTTCTCTGCCCCATGCGACAATTCGGATGGACTAACTACCCTAGTAGAATCCATTGGGCGTGTTGTGGAATATTATAGTGACA
- a CDS encoding DnaB-like helicase C-terminal domain-containing protein, which translates to MDRLGFTMQENLLYLMAYDTESAKTIHTVIPLSMYDGAYRLVMESLYNYYRRYDVCPEDHLIDLCVILKSGHPKSIQDITDILESVLETRRSGGVNASFVMDQLGDFVRAQRLKSSILMAADTLQEGDLDKAEEALRKTLGESTITSFDPGTIFGTPDSLEFMIDDAEVVIPTGVKSLDVYKLGPTKKEMMLFIAPPKKGKSWWQVHLGKMALMSGYTVVHITLEMSEHRVIQRYVQALFSMSKHPSSFRSVKFSTNKFGQLVGFDIVERHDNKSLHDSGIYKWVAKQTKRIRPPLVVKEFPTGELTPQQLDAYLNTLGQQKGIVPDLLIVDYPDLMRIPTNTYRLELGNIYKALRGIAVKYNLALSVVSQSNRASVSDSTTTAEMVGEDYSKIATADSVLTYSQTQAEKAYGLARLSVDRSRNEMDGYIVVISQNYVFGQFCLRDVAMRQKYWNLIREYSDENE; encoded by the coding sequence ATGGATCGGTTAGGTTTTACAATGCAAGAGAATCTTCTGTATCTTATGGCGTATGATACAGAATCGGCGAAAACAATACATACGGTAATTCCACTATCTATGTATGATGGGGCATATAGGTTAGTAATGGAATCACTGTATAACTACTATAGGCGATATGATGTTTGCCCAGAGGACCATTTGATAGACTTGTGCGTTATACTTAAGAGCGGACACCCTAAAAGTATCCAGGACATTACCGATATACTCGAATCGGTATTGGAAACAAGGCGGAGTGGTGGGGTAAATGCCTCTTTTGTGATGGATCAATTAGGCGATTTTGTTAGGGCACAAAGACTAAAATCGTCCATTTTAATGGCCGCTGATACATTACAAGAGGGCGACCTTGATAAGGCGGAAGAGGCACTTAGGAAAACATTAGGTGAAAGCACTATAACATCTTTTGACCCAGGGACTATATTCGGCACACCAGACTCGCTTGAGTTTATGATAGATGATGCTGAAGTAGTCATTCCTACTGGGGTGAAAAGTCTTGACGTGTATAAGCTAGGGCCTACAAAGAAAGAAATGATGCTGTTCATTGCGCCACCGAAAAAGGGTAAATCATGGTGGCAAGTGCACTTGGGGAAAATGGCCTTAATGAGTGGATATACTGTAGTGCATATAACCCTTGAAATGTCTGAACATAGGGTGATCCAACGATATGTTCAGGCTTTATTCTCTATGTCAAAACACCCTAGTAGTTTCAGGTCAGTAAAGTTCTCTACTAATAAGTTTGGGCAACTTGTTGGCTTTGATATAGTGGAAAGGCACGATAATAAATCATTACATGATAGTGGTATCTACAAGTGGGTTGCGAAACAAACGAAAAGGATTCGGCCCCCTCTTGTTGTTAAAGAGTTTCCCACTGGGGAGTTGACCCCTCAACAATTAGATGCGTATTTGAACACCCTTGGGCAACAAAAGGGCATTGTTCCCGATTTACTCATTGTGGATTATCCAGACCTTATGCGTATTCCCACTAATACATATAGGCTGGAATTGGGTAACATATACAAAGCACTTAGGGGGATTGCAGTAAAATATAACTTGGCATTGTCTGTTGTCAGTCAATCCAATAGGGCTTCGGTGTCGGATAGTACGACTACGGCAGAAATGGTAGGGGAGGACTACTCTAAAATTGCGACTGCTGATTCGGTGTTAACGTACAGTCAAACCCAAGCGGAGAAAGCCTATGGTTTAGCACGATTGAGCGTAGATAGGTCGAGGAACGAAATGGATGGGTACATAGTGGTAATATCCCAGAATTATGTATTTGGGCAATTTTGCCTAAGGGATGTTGCCATGAGGCAAAAGTATTGGAACCTAATTAGGGAGTATTCCGATGAAAATGAGTGA